A DNA window from Centroberyx gerrardi isolate f3 chromosome 5, fCenGer3.hap1.cur.20231027, whole genome shotgun sequence contains the following coding sequences:
- the eefsec gene encoding selenocysteine-specific elongation factor, with translation MADSGDSRTKTLNFNVGVLGHVDSGKTSLARALSSTASTAAFDKNPQSRERGITLDLGFSSFTVDLPDHLRESAGHRYDSLQFTLVDCPGHASLIRTIIGGAQIIDLMMLVVDVVKGVQTQTAECLLIGELTCPRMVVILNKIDLLPPNKRQSAIEKMTKRLHKTLEGTRFKECPVIAVAAKPGGPEAPDTEEPHGVPELIELLKKQTYLPHRDPEGDLLMAVDHCFSIRGQGTVMTGTILQGSLAINDTVEIPALKVTKKVKSVQMFRKPVSGALQGDRVGVCVTQFDPKLLERGVVCTPGSLRTLYAALISVRKIGYFKGSLSTRAKFHITVGHETVMARVAFFGLPPVETPQPPSDANPPPSEPQLDTPFSFDREYFYQEEYVAGQGEAGSGPDPEQWALLEFERPVTCPSLCLVIGSKLDTDIHANACRLAFQGRLLKGFEDKGYAESGLPRLRIYKTKHKEGQVERVTDDYTVIGRNLFKKETNLQLFVGLKVTLSTGETGIIEGGFGQSGKFKIRVSEGLRPETKQLLSSTSKKKGKGGAKGEPANEDEPKADSQPVGIHLHFKRYVFDPHKKMVQS, from the exons atgGCAGACTCAGGTGACAGTCGTACTAAAACGTTGAATTTCAACGTGGGGGTGCTTGGGCATGTCGACAGCGGGAAGACGTCGCTTGCCAGGGCGTTGAGCAGCAccgcctccaccgccgcctTCGACAAGAACCCGCAGTCCCGCGAAAGAGGCATCACGCTGGACCTCGGCTTCTCCTCCTTCACGGTGGACCTCCCGGACCACCTGCGGGAGAGTGCAGGGCACCGGTACGACAGCCTGCAGTTCACCCTGGTGGACTGTCCGGGACACGCCTCTCTTATTCGCACCATCATTGGGG GGGCTCAGATCATCGACCTGATGATGCTGGTGGTGGATGTGGTGAAGGGGGTGCAGACTCAGACCGCTGAGTGTCTGCTGATAGGAGAGCTGACCTGCCCTCGCATGGTGGTTATCCTGAACAAGATCGACCTGCTGCCACCCAACAAGAGACAGAGCGCCATTGAGAAAATGACCAAGAGACTGCACAAAACGCTGGAGGGCACCAG ATTTAAGGAATGTCCTGTGATTGCTGTGGCAGCGAAGCCTGGGGGTCCGGAGGCCCCCGACACAGAGGAGCCACATGGAGTGCCAGAGCTAATAGAG CTGTTGAAGAAACAGACGTACCTCCCTCACAGAGACCCCGAGGGTGACCTCCTGATGGCGGTGGACCATTGCTTCTCCATCCGTGGTCAGGGAACAGTCATGACCGGAACCATCCTGCAGGGGTCGCTGGCCATCAACGACACCGTGGAAATCCCAGCCCTCAAG GTGACCAAGAAGGTGAAGTCGGTGCAGATGTTTCGGAAGCCAGTGTCGGGGGCCCTGCAGGGGGACCGTGTGGGCGTGTGCGTGACACAGTTCGACCCTAAACTGTTAGAACGGGGTGTGGTGTGCACCCCGGGGTCCCTGCGGACCCTCTACGCAGCTCTCATCTCCGTCAGGAAGATCGGCTACTTCAAGGGCTCTCTCTCCACCCGTGCCAAGTTCCACATCACGGTGGGTCATGAGACAGTCATGGCGAGGGTGGCCTTCTTTGGCCTGCCACCTGTGGAAaccccccagcccccctcaGACGCTAACCCACCCCCCTCAGAGCCGCAGCTGGACACGCCCTTCTCCTTCGACAGGGAGTACTTCTACCAGGAGGAGTATGTCGCCGGTCAGGGAGAGGCAGGTTCGGGGCCTGACCCGGAACAGTGGGCGCTGTTGGAGTTTGAGCGGCCGGTCACGTGTCCCTCACTCTGCCTGGTGATTGGCTCCAAGCTGGATACAGACATCCACGCCAATGCATGCCGCTTGGCCTTCCAAGGGCGTCTGCTAAAGGGCTTTGAAGACAAGGGCTATGCTGAGTCTGGCCTGCCTCGCCTGCGCATCTACAAGACCAAACACAAGGAGGGCCAGGTGGAAAGG GTGACTGACGATTACACTGTGATTGGCCGAAACCTGTTCAAGAAAGAGACCAACCTGCAGCTCTTTGTGGGGTTGAAGGTCACGCTGTCGACAGGCGAGACGGGGATTATCGAGGGCGGGTTTGGACAGAGCGGGAAGTTCAAGATTCGAGTATCAG AGGGCCTCCGCCCGGAAACCAAGCAGTTGTTATCCTCTACCTCtaagaagaaaggaaaaggcGGAGCCAAAGGTGAACCAGCAAACGAAGACGAGCCCAAAGCCGATTCTCAGCCAGTCGGCATTCACTTGCATTTCAAGCGATATGTCTTTGATCCCCATAAGAAGATGGTTCAGTCCTGA